Within Pseudomonas tructae, the genomic segment ATCGACATGGGCGGCGACGACGACCTGGCAACCTTGCGCGACCTCAATCCCAGCTTGTTGACCACTGTCGTCAACGGCGGTACCGGCCAGGACACCCTGAGCTTCGACAACAGCCAACCCGTTGGCGGCGCACGCTATGTAAACTGGGAAACAGTCAACCTGAACAACGCCAGCCGTTTCACTCTGAACGATGCCCTTGTCCTGGGCGATACCGGTACTCCAAGCGCTTCCACCAGCCTGAACATCGATGCAAACAGTTCACTGATTTCCACGACCGGGAGCATCCGCCCCTTCACTGCCGGCCAACCCCTGACCGTCACCAACAGCGGGCTGATTGACCTGAGCAGCGGCAACGATGCCCAGGGTCGGCTGACCATCAACGGTAACTACACCGGCAACAATGGCACCCTCAAACTCAACAGCGTGCTCGCCGGCGACGGCGCAGCATCGGACCGGCTGGTGGTCAACGGCGGGGCAATCACCGGCACCACCAACTTGCAGATCAGCAACTTTGGCGGAGCTGGCGCATCGACCACGCAGAACGGTATCCAGGTGGTCGAAGCGGCCAACGGCGCCACCAGCAGCCCTGGTGCCTTCGTCCAGACCCAGACCCTTTCCGCCGGTGCCTTCGACTACCGCCTGTACAAAGGCGGGGTGACCCCTGACAGCGTCAATAGCTGGTACCTGCGCTCAAGCGTCGTGGCCGCCGCGCCGCAACCCCAGCCAGCGCCTGATCCCGGCAACCCGACCCCGGTCGAACCTGTGGTCGTGCCGCTGCCCACCCCGGCCCCGACCCTTGGGCTGCCAGCCGTACCGGCGCCGGTGGCCGGCGTGAGCATCCCGCTGTATCGCCCGGAAGTCGCCGTATACGCCGCCGCCCCCAGAGCTGCAGCGCTGATCGCACGGTCCGCGCTGGGCACCTTTCATCAACGCCAGGGCGACCAGGACCTGCTCAAGCAGACCGGCGCGCTGTCGGCCAGTTGGGGCCAGGCTTATGGCAACAGTTTCCACCAGAGCTGGTCGGGCACCGTGGACCCGAGCCTGGATGGCAACCTGTACGGCTTCAAGGTTGGCCAGGACCTGTTTGCCTGGCTAGGTGACAACGGCTATCGCCAGCATGTTGGCCTGTATGTCGGCCACAGCCGCCTGAACGGTGATGTGAAAGGCTTTGCCCTGGGCATCGAGGACAGTTCGGTGGGCGACCTGAAGCTCGACAGCGACAGTGTCGGCGCCTACTGGACCCTGGTCGGCCCACAGCACTGGTATGTCGATGCGGTGGTGCAGTATGCCAACCTCGATGGCCGGGCAAAATCCGATCGCGGCGACAAGCTCGACCTCGATGGCCATGCTGTGACAGCGTCTCTGGAGACTGGCTATCCGTTTGAGCTGTCGGCGCACTGGGTGCTGGAACCCCAGGCACAGATCATCGCCCAGCAAGTGTCGCTGGACAGCGCCAATGACAGTGTCAGCCACGTCAGCTATGACGCCCAGACCGAGTGGACCGGGCGCCTGGGCCTGCGCCTGCAAGGCAACTTCAAATCCGCCAGCGTGCCCTTGCAGCCCTACCTGCAGGTCAACGTCTGGCATGGCGACGGCGGCCGCGACACGGTCACCTTCGACGATCTCGACCAGGTCAAGACCGACTACCGCTACACCTCGATGGACATCGGCACCGGCCTGGTTGCGCAGCTCAGCCAGAACCTCAGTGTGCATGCCGGTATCGATTACGCCAGCAACCTCGATGCCCGTCAACAGGAACGGGTTGGTGCCAACCTCGGCGTGCGCTTGAGCTATTAGGCCCGCCGCGCTGCCAGCAAACCGGCTCCGGCGCAGCTGAGCAGCGTGGCACTGACCCGGTTGAACAGGCGCCGTGGCCCGGGCTGGTTGAACCAGCGCTGCAGGTAGGCGCCGAGCCAGGCATAGATGGCAATGGCCAGCCATTCGAGCAACAGGAACAACCCGCCCAGCCAGGCGAACTGTTCGGCCACCGGCACCGGACTGCCAACACTGATGAACTGCGGCAGGAAGGCGGTAAAGATCAGAATCGCCTTGGGATTGCCCGCCGCCACGAAGAATTCCTGGCGCGCCAGACGCAAGGTACCGTGCTGGCGCCCGCTAGCCACCATAGCCTCAGCCACGGGTGCGCGCCACAGCTGCCAGGCGATGTAGAACAGGTAGGCAGCCCCCAGGACCTTGATCGCCAGGAACAGGTATTCACTGGTGTGCAGTACCACCGCCAGGCCCATGGCCGCCAGTACGATCATCCCGGCAAAAGCGAACAACCGGCCGATACCTGCCACGCAGGCGATGCGCAGGCCATAGCGGCTGGCGTTGTTCAGCGACAGCAGGTTGTTGGGGCCTGGGGCCATGTTCAGGGCAAAACACGCCGGGATGAACAGGGCGAGGGTGGACAGGTCCATGGTGGCTCTCCGGTGACAGGAGGCAGAAGGTTCCGCTGTGGCAGCTTTGCGGGTCAAGGTACAGCTGGACGAAATAACTGTGTCTCTGGCGGTACACCGAGCCCTTTGTAGAACAACAGGTTAGAGACCGGTTACTGCGAATCGCTTGAATCCACCTCACGATTGATAGCGAAAAATTATCAATCTTAACATTGAGATTGACTATACCTCCCTCTGGCACATCAGTGCACAGGTGCACGGAGATTGCACACAAAAAGAGGCAGCTCGCCGTCACCTGCTCTTTCATCATCAGGAAAAGGATATTTCCATGGAAAGCGTCGGATTACTTGCCACCCAAACCAACTGGAACGGTGGTCAGCGTCTTACCCTCAAAGGTGGCGATACCGCCACCTGCACGACCCTGCAACCAGGTCAGCTGTACGGGATCTTCATCTACAACTCGGCGCAGAACGACAAAGACGCTACCGTCAATGTAGTCTGGAGCAACAGCCAGCCTCCGTGCTCGATCACGGTCCCGGGTACCACGGCCAATGCCGGCCTGGCTTCAATGGGTTTTGTCTCGGGTACGGATACCCAGACAGTTTCGGTGTCAATTCCGACTAACAGCAGCCTGTCCCAAGTGGAGATCTGGCTCGGGAGCGTGGGCATGCCCACCAACACCGCCGGTTTGAGCAATCAACAGTTGCAGGCCAATGGCGACCAGTATCCGTTCAACAAGTACAACCGCTACTATGCAGTGCCACCGTCAAAATGGATGAACCTGACGATCGCCAGTACAATCACCCAGTTCATTTCCTGCCAGTTCCGCGAAGCCCAGGCGACCGTGTTCGTGGTCAATGAAACCTCCAACGGCCTGCTACCCAAGCAGGTTACCAAGATGGGGCCAACCGCCAGCGAAGATGGGGCGGTTACCATTAAGTCCACGTCCATCCAGAACATCAGCTACAACCTGCAGGGTGATGGCTCCCAGTGGGTATGGATGGATGCTGACAGCCCACAAGATTCGCAATCGGCGAGCATCTCCTTGCAATCCCTGTAATTTCGGCTGAGCCTGCATAGACGCTCCTCCCGGTAACGGGAGGGGCGTTTGCTTTGTCCGATGATTTAGTGGCCTTGGCCGTGATCATTCACCGGGCGTGTCGCTGATCACCCTCAAACTGCCCAGGTCCAGCAGGCTGAAACAGCCACTGGCCCAGCCGCCGGTGTCGATATGCCAGACATTGCCCAGCACCCGCACTTCACGTTGCGGGGTGTGACCGACGATCAACGCCCGCAGCCCCTCGATTGGCGTGTCATCTCCGGCATACAGACGCTTGCGTGACCATTGGCAGACCTCCTGAATTTCTTTTGGCGGTGTATCCTCCAGTTGCTCACGTAACTCGGCCCAGCGGCGCAAGGGGCTGTCAGCGTGCAACAGGCCAATCAACCCGTCGCCGGTCTCGACCTCAAGGGCCAGCGGCAGGCGCCGGAACTGCTCGGCAAATCGCGCCTGTTCAGCTTCCGGCAGGGCCAGGAACCAGCTGCCACCAGCGGCCCGGTACTGGCTGTAGTCCAGCACGCCACCATCGACGTGGGTCACCGCCAAGGCTTCGTGATTGCCTTGCACGGCGTGAAACCACGGTTGGGCCAGCCACTCCAGCGCTTGCGGACACTCCGGGCCACGGTCGACCAGATCACCGACGCTGAACAGGCGATCCACTGCCGGATCGAAGCCGATGGCTGTCAGCCGTTGCTGCAGGCGCGAGAAATGCCCGTGGATGTCGCCCACGGCAATGTCACGCCCGCGCGTATTGGCTGTAAATCGCTCGATCCTGCGCACTACCGACTCCTCTGTTTTCAATCAGCACAGGCGTACAATGAAGCCTGTGCGGCAAATTGCGCAAGGCTGCACCTGGAGGTGAATCATGCGCCCTGCCCTGACCCTGGCCAGCCTTAGCCTGCTGGCGTTCAACAGCCTGGCGCAACCTGCGGCCACGCCCAACGTCGAAGTCAGCTTCGACAAACCCGAACACTTTCGCGATGCCAGCCTCGACAGCAATGGCTATGCGCGCGGTGCCGACGCCTATGTCATGAAGGAGTTGAGCACCTACCTGGTCAAACTCGGCCAGCGTTACCTGCCGCCCGGCCAACGCCTGCGCATCGACATCCGTGATATCGACCTCGCCGGCCAGTACGAGCCGTGGCGCGCCAATGCCTACTCGGTGCGCATAATGCGTGATGTCACCTGGCCCAGTATCGACCTGCAGTACACCCTGTCGCAACCAGGTCATGCAGTAAGCCAGGCCCAAGCGCACCTGAGTGACAAGTTCTACCTGCAACGCCCTGGCCGACGCGCCGATACCGACCGGCTGTATGCCGAAAAAGCCATGCTCCAGGAGTGGTTTCGCAAGCAGTTCAGCACCTCGGTCCCGGGCGCCTGACCATTGTTGTACACACAACAGTGCCGAGGAGGATACCCATGGTCACTCACTTCAAAACCGCTGGCCACCTTGCCTGTGGTCACCACGGTAACAACCTGGCAGCCACCACCGAACTCAATCGGGTCAAGTGCCGCAGCTGCCGCAATACCGACGCGTTCAAGACCGCCCGCAAGGACCAGCGCAATGCCGCGCAACGCGCGCGTAGAGCCGCCGCTCGACACGCCGCCAGCGACTGGCGTAGCGCCTGGATCGAGCGCCTGAGGGCCCTGCCCGGCCGCCAGCGCTTGCCACGCGGGTTCCACGGCCAGGGCTTTGTCTGAAG encodes:
- a CDS encoding autotransporter family protein yields the protein MSVAQDISVGPGDTSGAIVQTAFIDDFRMTGGTVQSLAQGDARDTFRMTAGQIIGAFEDGDEAYFLGGSIGRVDMKLDNNLFDMSGGTIVGNLVTGFGNDTILLKGGTIGGNISTSGGVDKFEISGGELKGNLLASFGKDVLTWQGGGIIRGTIDMGGDDDLATLRDLNPSLLTTVVNGGTGQDTLSFDNSQPVGGARYVNWETVNLNNASRFTLNDALVLGDTGTPSASTSLNIDANSSLISTTGSIRPFTAGQPLTVTNSGLIDLSSGNDAQGRLTINGNYTGNNGTLKLNSVLAGDGAASDRLVVNGGAITGTTNLQISNFGGAGASTTQNGIQVVEAANGATSSPGAFVQTQTLSAGAFDYRLYKGGVTPDSVNSWYLRSSVVAAAPQPQPAPDPGNPTPVEPVVVPLPTPAPTLGLPAVPAPVAGVSIPLYRPEVAVYAAAPRAAALIARSALGTFHQRQGDQDLLKQTGALSASWGQAYGNSFHQSWSGTVDPSLDGNLYGFKVGQDLFAWLGDNGYRQHVGLYVGHSRLNGDVKGFALGIEDSSVGDLKLDSDSVGAYWTLVGPQHWYVDAVVQYANLDGRAKSDRGDKLDLDGHAVTASLETGYPFELSAHWVLEPQAQIIAQQVSLDSANDSVSHVSYDAQTEWTGRLGLRLQGNFKSASVPLQPYLQVNVWHGDGGRDTVTFDDLDQVKTDYRYTSMDIGTGLVAQLSQNLSVHAGIDYASNLDARQQERVGANLGVRLSY
- a CDS encoding LysE family translocator, with the protein product MDLSTLALFIPACFALNMAPGPNNLLSLNNASRYGLRIACVAGIGRLFAFAGMIVLAAMGLAVVLHTSEYLFLAIKVLGAAYLFYIAWQLWRAPVAEAMVASGRQHGTLRLARQEFFVAAGNPKAILIFTAFLPQFISVGSPVPVAEQFAWLGGLFLLLEWLAIAIYAWLGAYLQRWFNQPGPRRLFNRVSATLLSCAGAGLLAARRA
- a CDS encoding metallophosphoesterase, coding for MRRIERFTANTRGRDIAVGDIHGHFSRLQQRLTAIGFDPAVDRLFSVGDLVDRGPECPQALEWLAQPWFHAVQGNHEALAVTHVDGGVLDYSQYRAAGGSWFLALPEAEQARFAEQFRRLPLALEVETGDGLIGLLHADSPLRRWAELREQLEDTPPKEIQEVCQWSRKRLYAGDDTPIEGLRALIVGHTPQREVRVLGNVWHIDTGGWASGCFSLLDLGSLRVISDTPGE
- a CDS encoding DUF3016 domain-containing protein — encoded protein: MRPALTLASLSLLAFNSLAQPAATPNVEVSFDKPEHFRDASLDSNGYARGADAYVMKELSTYLVKLGQRYLPPGQRLRIDIRDIDLAGQYEPWRANAYSVRIMRDVTWPSIDLQYTLSQPGHAVSQAQAHLSDKFYLQRPGRRADTDRLYAEKAMLQEWFRKQFSTSVPGA